In the genome of Arabidopsis thaliana chromosome 4, partial sequence, the window GGCCTAGTAATAATCTTATTGTGTAAGGGCCTAAATGCAAATAGAGAAGCAATAGAGGTCGGTGACACAATGAGGGTGATGCTTTGCTCAACAATAAGTCAATAACCTTGGTCTCGTTTTTTATCACAGCATATGGCACATTGACACAGAACATCAATAGTCTAGTTTTACATATTGTTTGTCACATATaacatcatcaagaagaagaagaagaagaaccaacaAGAGCCTACACTTTTGttactatatgtttttttaacaacaacattttcaACACTACTAAAGACAAAGCCGCATTCACTTCACCACGGCGTGGTTCTGCGGTCTTTGGTGGCACCGTACAAGCGGAAGAGACTAAAAGCAGAAATGCAGGAGACGAAAACCATAGCAATGGAGGCTAACAAGGCGCTAGAGACTCCTATAGCCATTTGGTTGCAGAACTTTCCATACATAGTACACACTCTCATCCATTGCAAATCTTCCTCTCCTTCCCTAGCAATCACACCAGACTCTGCTGTTGCTGCAATGGCTGCCACATTCAAGTACGCCATCGCCTGCTCATTCAAAATCACAACTACACTCTTAAATGGCCAACGAAACTTCAATTCCAAATGCAAGCAAACAAGCAACATTCCTACCTAAGTTAATTCAATTCTGATATCCAACCAAACCCATTTAATGCTTAGAGACTTTTCAACATAGTACCCTACTTTTCTCTAATTTGACCTGAGATCTCAAAATAACAAAGCCAAACCCCAAAAATCCCACATCCAATTCACTAATTTTGGCAAACAAAATGTatgtaaaaagagaaacacaaacTAAAACTCACCTGATCACCAGAGAAAAAGGCCCAAGCAAGAGGCTTACTAAACAAAACCTTTCCTTTCATCGTACCCACCACGCAACGAACTGATTGCAACAAAGAATAAACCGCAGCTATCCCATTAGCCACCACCAAGAACCTGCATCAATCAATCccaacaataacaacaaaaaagttacaaacttTGCAATCTATCTCAAGTCAAAGTACTAAATCCGAAATGGGTTTATGATAAGCTTACACAACCGCCTTCATGTCCGTGTACTTGGCCGTCTTCTTGATAGTGAAGATAAGCTTGACCTCAGTGTCTGTCACAACTAGAATAAGCGCGAGGAGAGCGAAGACACTGATGGAGCACCGTAAGAGCAGCTCCGTTAACCTCATTCTTCGATCTATTAACTTCATCTTGCTTCTGTATCCTCCAGGACAGATTTCGGCCCCCAAAATAAACTCACTTGTACTCTTAAAAATCCGATTTTGGACAAGACAAGAAGACAGGTTCCGTAGAGAGACTAAAGAGAAATAGTGTCCACACTCGGCTTAAGGCTTTAAATAGAGAGTTCCATGCTTTTACTTCACATCGCTTGGGTCCTTAGgcttttattgaaaaatatcaCCAAAATTGAAACTGTGTTAACGAATAAGTTTGCTACTAGTTTTGTGTAAATTAAGGCTGGACAAATTAGTTTCTAGATTCAACTAGTTACTAAAAGACCAACATATGAAGTGAAGTGTTATTAGTTATTGTTATCATTTTTACTATTATTACCACCGTCTtcatttttcactttttactatttgaaggaaaaaacaatAGATGAATTCACTGAATAGTTCATAatgaaaatactttttttttttcgtttcttaaaaacttatggtttttttcgtttttagtcttttagagGAGAAAATTGGATATTTGAAACTTTTCTAGGAATTCAACTTTCTCTTAAGTAAAAGTGTAAAACGGATCACATAATTTAGATATCCTACAAATACGGATACTTATTTCTTACATGAAATTTATAGTAAACCAATTATATCTTCACAATGATCTCATTTTGTCGTGACTTCTTGTTTTAGAGTAAACTTTTAATATGCTATTGAATTAGGGGTGATAGAGAGACACAGAAACATAGTCCCTAAATCTGCCAAGTGGTAGAAAAGTTCTTGTAGACGTTACTACGTATATTATTATGAGATGCATTGAATTGAAATGTGCATGGGTTCTGATCACAAACCCAAAACACAACATTTTTCTAACATCCCCCCTCCCTTAAAGACGAAAGTGAGATATCACAATGACCTTTAGGATTAATTAAATTACAATGCTCCATATTTGTCTTTTAATGTTCTAGGaaaatggagagaagaagaagaagaagaagagaagattgttATCTATCCCGAGGagattattaaattattaagaTGGGACTTTGGATGCCCACATACACAACTATTTAATGAaccttcttctt includes:
- a CDS encoding Uncharacterized protein family (UPF0497) (Uncharacterised protein family (UPF0497); FUNCTIONS IN: molecular_function unknown; INVOLVED IN: biological_process unknown; LOCATED IN: endomembrane system; EXPRESSED IN: 21 plant structures; EXPRESSED DURING: 13 growth stages; CONTAINS InterPro DOMAIN/s: Uncharacterised protein family UPF0497, trans-membrane plant (InterPro:IPR006702), Uncharacterised protein family UPF0497, trans-membrane plant subgroup (InterPro:IPR006459); BEST Arabidopsis thaliana protein match is: Uncharacterised protein family (UPF0497) (TAIR:AT2G35760.1); Has 30201 Blast hits to 17322 proteins in 780 species: Archae - 12; Bacteria - 1396; Metazoa - 17338; Fungi - 3422; Plants - 5037; Viruses - 0; Other Eukaryotes - 2996 (source: NCBI BLink).), encoding MKLIDRRMRLTELLLRCSISVFALLALILVVTDTEVKLIFTIKKTAKYTDMKAVVFLVVANGIAAVYSLLQSVRCVVGTMKGKVLFSKPLAWAFFSGDQAMAYLNVAAIAATAESGVIAREGEEDLQWMRVCTMYGKFCNQMAIGVSSALLASIAMVFVSCISAFSLFRLYGATKDRRTTPW